In Procambarus clarkii isolate CNS0578487 chromosome 25, FALCON_Pclarkii_2.0, whole genome shotgun sequence, the following proteins share a genomic window:
- the LOC138368347 gene encoding uncharacterized protein produces the protein MEQGHITGASTRWLTGTSTRWLTGTSTRWLTGTSTRWLTGTSTRWLTGTSTRWLTGTSTRWLTGTSTRWLTGTSTRWLTGTSTRWLTGTSTRWLTGTSTRWLTGTSTRWLTGTSTRWLTGTSTRWLTGTSTRWLTGTSTRWLTGTSTRWLTGTSTRWLTGTSTRWLTGTSTRWLTGTSTRWLTGTSTRWLTGTDHFHRVKSQCYRVI, from the exons ATGGAGCAAGGTCACATAACTGGAGCTAG CACTCGGTGGCTAACGGGCACCAGCACTCGGTGGCTAACGGGCACCAGCACTCGGTGGCTAACGGGCACCAGCACTCGGTGGCTAACGGGCACCAGCACTCGGTGGCTAACGGGCACCAGCACTCGGTGGCTAACGGGCACCAGCACTCGGTGGCTAACGGGCACCAGCACTCGGTGGCTAACGGGCACCAGCACTCGGTGGCTAACGGGCACCAGCACTCGGTGGCTAACGGGCACCAGCACTCGGTGGCTAACGGGCACCAGCACTCGGTGGCTAACGGGCACCAGCACTCGGTGGCTAACGGGCACCAGCACTCGGTGGCTAACGGGCACCAGCACTCGGTGGCTAACGGGCACCAGCACTCGGTGGCTAACGGGCACCAGCACTCGGTGGCTAACGGGCACCAGCACTCGGTGGCTAACGGGCACCAGCACTCGGTGGCTAACGGGTACAAGCACTCGGTGGCTAACGGGCACAAGCACTCGGTGGCTAACGGGCACAAGCACTCGGTGGCTAACGGGCACCAGCACTCGGTGGCTAACGGGCACAGATCATTTTCATCGAGTCAAATCACAAT GTTATCGGGTAATATAA